The genomic interval CGCCTGCAGTGTCTTGCATGCGGGCGGACACTTCGCCCAGGTGGTGCAGCGTGTCGCCAAAGGCCACTTCCAGCTGGGTGAGCTTCTTGAAGTAGTGGCTCACGATGTACTCGTCCGTCACCCCGATGCCACCATGCAGTTGCACGGCCTGCTGGCCCACAAAACGCATCGATTGGCCCAGTTGCACCTTGGCGCGCGCCATGGCGGCGCGGCGCTCGGCGGCAGGGGCGCCCAGCTTGAGGCTGGCGTAGTAGCTCATCGAGCGGGCCAGTTCCAGCTGCATCTTCATGTCGGCCACGCGGTGGCGCAGCGCCTGGAAGCTCGCAATGAACACGCCAAACTGCTTGCGCTGGTTCATGTATTCGACGGTGATGGCCACGGTCTTGTCCATCACGCCCACGGCTTCGGCGCAGGTGGCGGCGATGCCGGTGTCCACCGCCAGTTCCAGCGCGGCCAGGCCATCGGTGGTGATGAGCGTGGCGGGGGCGTTGGTGAACTTCACCTCGGCGGCGCGGCTGCCGTCTTGCGTGACGTAGCCTTGAGTGGTCACGCCAGTGGCAGTGCGCTCGACCAGGAACAGTGCGATTTGGCCGTTGAGCTGCGCAGGCACGATGAAGGCGTCCGCCTTGTCGCCGGCAGACACTACGCTTTTGATAGCTGTCAGCGCATACCCATCTTGCGCTGGGGCCGCTTTTGCATCGCAAACATCCAGGCGGTAGCGCGCCTTACGCTCCTGCTGGGCCAGTACCACCAGGGCTTCACCACCGGCCACGCGGGGCAGCCAGGCCGATTGCACGTTGGCTGGTGCGTAGTGCGACAGCACGCTGCTGGCCATGAAGGCCTGGGCGATGGGCTCCAGAACGATGCCACGGCCCAGTTCCTCGGCCACCACCATGGCGTCGATCGCGCCCTGGCCCATGCCGTCGTGGGCTTCGGGCACAGTGAGGGCCGTCAGGCCGAGCTCGGCCAGTTCGTTCCAGGCGGCGCGGTCAAAACCACCGGCGGCCACGGCGGCGCGGCGGCGCTCAAACGTGTAGCCCTTGTCTACCCACTTGCGCACGGCGTCGCGCAGTTGTTCCTGGTCGTCAGAAAAATCGAAATCCATGTTCTTGTCTCCTTAGCCCAGAACCGTCTGCGCGACGATGTTGCGTTGAACTTCATTGCTGCCACCGTAGATGGTGGTTTTGCGCAGGTTGAAGTAGGTGGACGCCAGCGGCGCGTTGGCAGTGACGCCGCCGGGGAAGTTGCCCTGCCAGCCCGCCTCCATGGCCTCTTCGATGAAAGGCATGGCAAAGGGGCCTGCGGCCAGCATCATCAGCTCGGCGTAACGCTGCTGGATCTCGCTGCCCTTGATCTTGAGCAGGCCCGCGATGTCGAGCGAGTTCTTGCCCGATTTTTCGGCCGACAGCACGCGCAGCACCAGCATTTCGAGGGCCACGATGTCCACTTCCAGCAGGGCGATCTGGTCGCGGAAGCGCAGGTCATCCCACACGCCTTCGGTCTTGGCGATGCGCTTCAAGCGCTCCAATTCGCGCTTGCTGCGGTTCACGTCGGCGATGTTGGTGCGCTCGTGGCTCAGCAGGTGCTTGGCGTAGGTCCAGCCCTTGTTCTCTTCGCCGATCAGGTTTTCGGCAGGCACTTCGACGTTGTCGAAGAACACTTCGTTCACCTCGCATTCGCCATCCAGCAGCTTGATGGGGCGCACGGTGACGCCCTTGGACTTCATGTCGAGCAGCAGGAAGGAGATGCCGGTCTGGGGCTTGCCCTCGGCGCT from Acidovorax sp. FHTAMBA carries:
- a CDS encoding acyl-CoA dehydrogenase family protein: MDFDFSDDQEQLRDAVRKWVDKGYTFERRRAAVAAGGFDRAAWNELAELGLTALTVPEAHDGMGQGAIDAMVVAEELGRGIVLEPIAQAFMASSVLSHYAPANVQSAWLPRVAGGEALVVLAQQERKARYRLDVCDAKAAPAQDGYALTAIKSVVSAGDKADAFIVPAQLNGQIALFLVERTATGVTTQGYVTQDGSRAAEVKFTNAPATLITTDGLAALELAVDTGIAATCAEAVGVMDKTVAITVEYMNQRKQFGVFIASFQALRHRVADMKMQLELARSMSYYASLKLGAPAAERRAAMARAKVQLGQSMRFVGQQAVQLHGGIGVTDEYIVSHYFKKLTQLEVAFGDTLHHLGEVSARMQDTAGVFA
- a CDS encoding acyl-CoA dehydrogenase family protein, which gives rise to MDLAFTPEEQAFREEIRAWVQANLPKEISHKVHNALRLTRDDLQGWAKILGKKGWLGFGWPKEFGGPGWTAVQKHLFEEECALAGAPRIVPFGPVMVAPVIMAFGNAEQQKRFLPGIASGEVWWSQGYSEPGSGSDLASVKTRAERVGDKYIVNGQKTWTTLGQHGDWMFNLVRTSAEGKPQTGISFLLLDMKSKGVTVRPIKLLDGECEVNEVFFDNVEVPAENLIGEENKGWTYAKHLLSHERTNIADVNRSKRELERLKRIAKTEGVWDDLRFRDQIALLEVDIVALEMLVLRVLSAEKSGKNSLDIAGLLKIKGSEIQQRYAELMMLAAGPFAMPFIEEAMEAGWQGNFPGGVTANAPLASTYFNLRKTTIYGGSNEVQRNIVAQTVLG